One genomic window of Agrobacterium tumefaciens includes the following:
- a CDS encoding methyltransferase — protein MTEERGLAREAPGGRDGGQDRRMRAIGPDTGRFLNTLARSLPAPVILEIGTSFGYSGIWLAEAASASGGRLVTMELHAYKSAHAQEMSERAGLSGHVDFRVGDALELIGAMQERPDMVFLDCWKDLYAPCLQALLPKLAPGAMIVADNMIRPGGPEIRRYAEAVRAVLGMSSVLLPIGTGLEISRLSTE, from the coding sequence CCGCGAAGCGCCGGGCGGCCGCGACGGCGGACAGGACCGGCGCATGCGTGCCATCGGCCCTGATACCGGGCGCTTCCTCAACACGCTGGCACGCAGCTTGCCCGCGCCGGTGATCCTGGAGATCGGCACCTCCTTCGGCTATTCCGGCATCTGGCTGGCCGAGGCGGCCAGCGCCTCGGGCGGGCGGCTGGTCACCATGGAGCTTCACGCCTACAAATCCGCCCATGCGCAGGAGATGTCGGAACGCGCCGGGCTTTCCGGACATGTCGATTTCCGCGTGGGCGATGCGCTGGAACTCATCGGCGCCATGCAAGAACGGCCCGACATGGTCTTTCTGGACTGCTGGAAGGATCTCTATGCGCCCTGCCTTCAGGCCCTCCTGCCGAAGCTCGCCCCCGGCGCGATGATCGTCGCCGACAACATGATCCGTCCGGGCGGGCCGGAGATCCGCCGCTATGCCGAGGCCGTCCGCGCCGTGCTGGGCATGTCCAGCGTGCTTCTTCCGATCGGAACCGGCCTTGAGATCAGCCGTTTATCGACGGAATGA